TACGACCGGTCGAGCTTGAGGCAGTTGAAGGGCAGTTCCCGCAGGTAGGCCAGCGAGGAGTAGCCGGTGCCGAAGTCGTCGAGGGACAGGCCGACGCCCAGGTCCCTCAACGCCGCCATCTCGCGCTGGATCGCCGGTGCGGCGGACATGAACTGCGTCTCGGTGATCTCCAGGTGCAGCTCGCCGGGCTGCAGCTCGTTGTCCTCCAGGACGCGCTCGACGAGCGGCCGCAGCTGCCCGCTCGTCACCTGGCGCACCGAGGCGTTGACGGAGACGGCCAGCCGTGCGGACGAGGGGACGGCGGCACGGCGGAGCGCAGGGGTCACGCGCCCGCCGTCGCGCTGCCACCGGGCGAGCCAGGCGCACGCCTCGGCCAGGACCCACCCACCGAGGTCGACGACGAGGTCGCTCTGCTCGGCGACGTCGATGAACTCGACGGGCGGCAGCAGACCGCGCAGGGGGTGCTGCCACCGGACGAGGGCCTCGGCGCCGGCGACCGAACCGTCCCTCAGGTCGACGATGGGTTGGTAGTGCACCCGCAGTTCCTCTTCCTGCAGCGCGGCGCGCAGGTCCTCCTCGACGTCGAGGCGGCGGTGCGCCGCGGTCCGCAAGGCGGTGGTGAACCCCGCGCTGCGCCCCTTGCCGGCGGTCTTCGCCTCGTACAGCGCCGAGTCGGCCTCGCTCAGCAGGACCTCCGCGGTCCGCGACTCGTGGTGGTCGCAGATCGCGATGCCGATGCTGAGGCGCGGCGAGATCGTCCTGCCGCGCAGCTGCAGCGGGGCGGTCACGCTGTCCATGACGCGGTCCGCGACCGCCTGCGCCTCGGCCTCGGCGCGCAGTCCCTCGCAGACGACGACGAACTCGTCGCCGCCGTAGCGCGCGGCGGTGTCGGTCTCGCGGACCGCGCGCCGCAGACGCTGTCCGACGACCACCAGGAGCTCGTCGCCGGCCTGGTGGCCGAGCACGTCGTTGACGTCCTTGAAGTCGTCGAGGTCGAGGAACAGCAAGGCCGTCGTCGCGTGGTCCCGGCGCCCGCGCGCGAGCGCCGCGTCGAGGTGGTCGTCGAGCAGGTAGCGGTTCGGCAGCCCCGTCAGCGGGTCGTGCAGCGCGAGGTGCAGGAGTTGCTGTTCGGCGCGGTGCCGTTCGGTGACGTCCTCGAAGTGGGTGATGAGGTAGCCCGCACCGACGGACGTGCGCACACGCCCCTTGCGCACCTGGGCCCGGACCTCGGACCCGTCGGGCCGCAGGTAGCGGCGCTGCCCCTCCCACCTCTCGAGGTCGCCGCGGGCCAGCGCCGCGAGCACGGCGGCGACGTCGGCGCGTTCGGTCGGCACCACGAACTCGTCGGTCCGGTGCCCCACGAGGTCCTCGGCGCGGCGGCCGAGCAGCGAGCAGAGCGCGTCGTTGACCCGCAGGATCCCACCGGGGCCTCCGGGTTCTCGCGGGTCGAGTCCCTCGATGGCCATGCCGACCAGGGAGACGTCGAAGGCGAGTCGGAAGCGTTCCTCCTCCTCGCGCAGCCGGTCCGTCAGGGAGCGGTGGTGGTCCAGCTCGTCGCGCAGCGACCGCAGGTGGAGGCGCAGGTCGGGGTCGTCGGGGCCGACTGCCCGCGTACCGGTGCCGGGTGCGTCCATGGTGCCTCGCCTGTCTCGGGAGCACCGAGACGCTACTTTCTAGAACATCGAGTGTCGACCCAGGATCACGACAACAGGTGGTCCATCCGGTACCCCAGGAGCTCGCGCAGGACGATCGACGTGGAGGTCCGCCGGATCCCGCGGCAGCGCATGATCCGCTGGGTGATGTCGTAGACGTGGTCGGCGTCGCGCGCCGCGATCTGGATCATGAGGTCCGAGTCGCCGGAGATGCCGAGGCACTCGACCACCTCGGGGATGCGCGCGATGTCCTCGATGA
The sequence above is a segment of the Kineococcus endophyticus genome. Coding sequences within it:
- a CDS encoding putative bifunctional diguanylate cyclase/phosphodiesterase — translated: MDAPGTGTRAVGPDDPDLRLHLRSLRDELDHHRSLTDRLREEEERFRLAFDVSLVGMAIEGLDPREPGGPGGILRVNDALCSLLGRRAEDLVGHRTDEFVVPTERADVAAVLAALARGDLERWEGQRRYLRPDGSEVRAQVRKGRVRTSVGAGYLITHFEDVTERHRAEQQLLHLALHDPLTGLPNRYLLDDHLDAALARGRRDHATTALLFLDLDDFKDVNDVLGHQAGDELLVVVGQRLRRAVRETDTAARYGGDEFVVVCEGLRAEAEAQAVADRVMDSVTAPLQLRGRTISPRLSIGIAICDHHESRTAEVLLSEADSALYEAKTAGKGRSAGFTTALRTAAHRRLDVEEDLRAALQEEELRVHYQPIVDLRDGSVAGAEALVRWQHPLRGLLPPVEFIDVAEQSDLVVDLGGWVLAEACAWLARWQRDGGRVTPALRRAAVPSSARLAVSVNASVRQVTSGQLRPLVERVLEDNELQPGELHLEITETQFMSAAPAIQREMAALRDLGVGLSLDDFGTGYSSLAYLRELPFNCLKLDRSYVSGIGRDRGDEALVEAVLAIARALDLHTVAEGVETVEQADFLRDRGCGYAQGFLWFRPVPDLAPPRPRA